The Chromatiales bacterium genome contains a region encoding:
- a CDS encoding DUF2782 domain-containing protein: MNNKIAPRLGAVVCALALSGFAPLAPAQQVDSLPPPPEVGDERALPPVITDSDLPPEPEVTIRDTPRGKVEEFRSNGRVYMIKVTPRVGPPYYYVDTNGDGYLDQSYYGDLNPPPVQMWPIFRW; this comes from the coding sequence ATGAACAACAAGATTGCCCCGCGCCTCGGCGCGGTCGTTTGCGCACTGGCCCTGTCGGGGTTTGCCCCGCTCGCACCCGCCCAGCAGGTCGACTCGCTGCCGCCGCCGCCCGAGGTGGGCGACGAACGTGCGCTACCGCCGGTGATCACGGATTCCGACCTGCCGCCTGAACCCGAGGTCACCATCCGCGACACGCCACGCGGCAAGGTCGAGGAGTTCCGCAGCAACGGCCGGGTGTACATGATCAAGGTCACGCCGCGCGTCGGTCCGCCGTACTACTACGTCGACACCAATGGCGACGGTTATCTGGACCAGAGCTACTACGGCGACCTCAACCCACCGCCGGTTCAGATGTGGCCGATCTTCCGCTGGTGA